The Mycobacterium riyadhense sequence GAACCAGTTCCTCGGCGAATGGGTCGGCCAGCGGGACGGCAAGCAGGGCGCCGAGCCCATCGGCGAGTAGGTCGGTGCGCTCGGCACGGTGCAGATGAAGCGCCATCGGCCGCCACCATAGACCGCCGCACCGACGGCGGTGGCACGATGGTCGAGACGAGGGAGGGACCATGAACCGAAACGAGATCACCGAACAGATCGTCGTCGCCCGTCTGACGCGAGGCCTGAGTTGGCAGCAGCTGGCCGACGCCATCGGCAGGCCGGTCGTGTGGACCACGTCCGCGTTGCTTGGCCAGCACCCCATTCCCGCCGAGCTCGGCAAGGTCGTCGTCGAGATGCTGGGTCTTGACGAATCGGCGGTGCCGGTGCTGGCGGCGCCGCCGATGCGCGGAGGCCCGCCCACCTTCTCAAACGGGGGGGTCCCGACCGACCCCACCATCTATCGCTTCTACGAAGCGCTTCAGGTCTACGGCGGTGCCATCAAGGAATTGATCCACGAGCAGTTCGGCGACGGCATCATGAGCGCGATCAACTTCAGCGTCGACATGCAGAAGAAAGCGCACCCGTCCGGCGATCGCGTCGTGGTGACGTTCGACGGCAAATTTCTTCCTTATCAATGGGTTTCGGCGGACAACTGAAGGGTCGACATGGCAGACCAGCGTTCCAGTACGCGGCCCAAGCCGGTCGACCTGGTTCTCTCGGGTGGGGGCGTCAAGGGTGTGGGGCTGGTGGGCGCCGTGGTCGCCGTGATGGATGCCGGCTACTCGGTCAAACGGGTGTCCGGCGTCTCGGCCGGATCATTGGTCGGGTCGATCCTGGCGGCGGCATCCAACGGCAACCAACTGACCACCGCCGAGATCAAAGAACTCGCACTCACGTTGCCATATGAAAAATTCCGCGATGCCGGCCCCATCGGTCACGTGCCGGTCGTCGGTCAGGCCTGGGGATTGTTGCGCGACAACGGAATCTACCGCGGCGACTTCGCTCACGAATGGGTCCGCAGCGAGCTGAAAAACCTGGGCGTGACCACCTTCGGCGATCTGGCCCTCAGCGACAGGCAAATTCGCGAAGAGCGCCGCTACCGACTGGCGGTCACCGTCACGGACGTAACGACCGGGCAGCTGGTGCGGCTGCCCTGGGATTACCGGCGGGTCTACGGACTCGATCCCGACGAGCAATTGGTCGCCGACGCGGTGCGCGCCTCGATGTCGATCCCGTTCTACTTCCGGCCGGTCACCTTGACCAGCGCCGACGGGCTCACCTCGACCCTGGTGGACGGTGGCGTGTTGTCGAATTTCCCGATCGACTCGTTCGACCGGTTCGACGGGAAACCGCCGCGCTGGCCGACTTTCGGTGTCACCGTGCTGCCGAACCTGCCCGAAGGCAATGACCAGGTCATTCCCGGGGTGGGCGCGCTGCGTCTGTTGGGCCCGCCGTCGGTGCTGCTCGAACAGCTGATCACCACCATGTTCGTCGGCCGTGACCAGACCTATCTGAACCAGCCGTGGGTCAGTGCCCGCGCGATCCGCGTCGATTCAACCGCCGTTAACTTCCTCGACTTCGGTATCTCCCGAAAGGACGCCGAAGCGCTGTATGACAAGGGTTACGAGGCGGGAGGGGCCTTCTTATCGACCTGGAACTGGGTCAAATACCTGGAACGGTTCCGGCAATACCAGTAGCGGGTCCTTACAGGCCGAACTCGGCTTCTATCCCGTCGATTCCGGCGCGAATGGCTTTGAGCGCCTCTTCCCGAGCGCGCAATTTGGTGGCCGCATGGGCGTGCTGGTTCAGACCTACGAATTCGTGGGCCGCTTCCTCGGCACGGCTGACCACTACCTCGGGCAGCGCGATCTCGTCGATAAAGCCCGCGGTGATGGCGGTTTCGCCGAAGAACGTCTTGGCCAGCCCGGTGGCTTGCTGGTACGCCGAACGCGTCAGCCGCAGCTTCATGATCTCCAGTGCCGCATACGGAATGGTCATGCCGATCGCGACTTCGTTGGCCTGAATGTTGTACGCGTGGGCGGCGATGCGGTGGTCGCCGGACGACAGCAGGAACGCACCCATCGCGATGGCATGGCCGGTGCAGGCCATCACCACCGGCTTGGGGTAGGACAGCAGTCGATATGCCAGCTCAAAGCCGCCTCGCAGCATGTCGATCGCGGGCTGCACCTCGCCGGAGGTCAGGATCTTCAAGTCGAAGCCGCCGCTGAACACCCGCTCGTTCCCGGTTATCACCAGCGCGCCGACATTGTCGCGGTCGGCGTTGTCGATCGCAGCGTTGAGGGCCTGCTGCATGGTCGGGCCCAGCGCGTTGACCTTGCCGTCGTCCATCCTGATGACCGCGATGGAATCCTTGTGGCTGTAGATGACCGGACCGCTCATGGTTACTCCCCTTCGATTCCGACAGCGGAGTCGATTGAATCAGACGGGCTGACTGTGATGCTTGCCGAGTTCGGATTCGGCTTCGTCCCAGCGCAAGCTGACGTCGGTGGGCTGATCGAGCTGTCGGGTGCGCCACCTGTCCTGTGTTTCGGCCACGGCGCGGTTGATTCGTTCGATCTCGCTGCGGAAAACTTCGGGACGGGTTTCCTTGCTGGCGTAGTGGAAGTAGGTCAGCAGGCTGCGCAGCAGCTCCAGCTTCTGCTTTTCCCTTTTTGCCAGGTCATGGGTCGTCATTAGCTCGATGCGCTGAATCGGTGGCAGAGCGTCCCAGTCCAGTACCACTTTGGTCTCCAGGGGACGACGACCCCGCTGCCAGAACCGCCACCCGCGCGGCTGCTCAGGGCGGTCGTAGTAGGTCACCGTCCCCTCGAAGCGGGACTCGACGCCGGAACCGATCTCGGCGCGATCGATTGCCGAATCCCACACCATCCGCCACTCCTGACCGGGCGCCAATGTCGGCAACTCACGGGGGAGCTGCAGTTCGACGACATCGGCGTAGCCGTCGGAGGCATTCTCGTATTCGGCGACGGTCGGGGGATTCGGGAATGAGAACCGGACGTCGTAGGCCGCGGTGCGACCGAAATTTCGGACGACAAGCTCGATCACATGCCAGTCCGCGACGTGGGGTTCCATCAGCATGGCCACATAGGGCCTGGTTTCCTCGGTGGCCAGCCGACGGTTGCGCTGGATCTGGCGATTGGTGACGACGAATGCGACGACACCGAGCGCAAGCGCTGCCCATGCCGCCCACGCCAACCAAGTGCTGGACTCGACGTCGGTGACTCCGTGCCACCCCCCTTGGACCCACCCCATGGCATCCACCCTCCGCTCATACCACTCTCGGTGATCTTGCATCAAAATTTAGCTGAGATGGTCGTCGAGGGGTTACTCGGCATATTGCTGACCGGCAAATTACCAGCGCTCGCTGACCCGTTAACCGCCCATCAACATTCGCCACTGATCGAGGTTGGCGGCTCGATACACATAGTTGGAACGCTTGACCTCGGCGAGCGAGGCGCTTGGTTCGGCCGAATACCAGTGCCCCGGAAATACCGTCGGGTCACCCGGAAGCGCAGCGAGCTGCTGCAGGCTGCGGTAGATCTCGTCGGAATCGCCACCTGGAAAGTCGGTTCGTCCGCACCCTTCCAAGAACAGCGTGTCACCAGCGACCAGCCGGCCATCGAGCAGAAAGCACTGACTGCCAGGCGTGTGACCCGGCGTGTGGAGCAGCTCGATTTCGATATCGCCGACGGCGACCTTGTCGCGGTGCTCATGAGTGGTCAGGTCGCCGACGGGGATGCCGGTAACGCGCGAAACCCACAGGGCCTCATGGATATTCACGTGTACCGGCACAGTTTCCCGCTCCAGCAACTCGGCCAGCCCCTTGAGCTCGAAACCCATCATCGAGCCGCCGACATGGTCGGGATGGTGGTGGGTTACCAGTACCCCGGACAGGTGCATGCCGTCGGCCTCGAGTGTGTCGACCAAATCCCCGGCTGCGTACGCCGGATCGACGATCACGCAGTCCCCGGTTTTGCGGTCGCCCATGAGGTAGGCGAAATTGCGCATTTGCGCCGCGATCATGTCGCCGATGGCGAAATCGCGACCGGAAAGCAGTTGCCGGAAGTACAGCCGGTCCGAATCTGACACGTCACCAGACTATTGCTCGGCCAGGGACCGTCCAACCTGCCTCGGACGCCGCACAACTGGGGGACATAACATCGCGTATCCTCGGCGCACGTTTTTGCAACCCAGTGGGTATTGTTGGCCCATGCTGAAGAGGGTCGAGATCCTCGTCGACGACGACCTGGTCCAAGAGGTTATACGTCGGTATCACTTGGCTGACGCGCGAGAGGCCATCCATCTCGCGCTGCGAACGCTCTTGGGCGAGGCGGACGACGGCGAGCATGACCCTCACGATGACGAGTATGACGAGTTCAGCGATCCGAGTGCCTGGCAGCTGCGCCGGAGCAGCGACACCGGCTGAGCAAGTAGCGCACATCTGATGGCGCATGTGGTTTGGTGACGTTGTGAGGCAGGCTGTACCCTCTTTTAGGCCCGCTGGCACGACTGGTCGCTACGGGTGAGCGGCCCCCTTAGCTCAGTCGGTAGAGCGTTTCCATGGTAAGGAAAAGGTCAACGGTTCGATTCCGTTAGGGGGCTCGGGCGGACGCCGAGCAGGCGGACGGCCCCGCCCCTTAAACAGGGTGGGTCCAGAGGCGATGTAGCTCAGTCGGTTAGAGCGAACGACTCATAATCGTTAGGTCGCCGGTTCGAGTCCGGCCATCGCTACAACACAACAACGAGACGTTTGACATCTGATTTGAGAGAGAACCGTCATGGCTTCCAGTACCGATGTGCGGCCAAAGATCACTTTGGCATGTGAGGTGTGCAAGCACCGTAACTACATCACCAAGAAGAACCGCCGCAACGACCCGGACCGGCTGGAACTGAAGAAATTCTGCCGCAATTGCGGAAAGCACCAGGCGCACCGCGAGACGCGTTAGCTCGCGGCCGTGAGCAGTTACACAGACTGACTAGGTAGGTTCTACAGCCGTGGCCTTAAGCGCAGACATCGTCGGGAAGCATTATCG is a genomic window containing:
- the cynS gene encoding cyanase, which gives rise to MNRNEITEQIVVARLTRGLSWQQLADAIGRPVVWTTSALLGQHPIPAELGKVVVEMLGLDESAVPVLAAPPMRGGPPTFSNGGVPTDPTIYRFYEALQVYGGAIKELIHEQFGDGIMSAINFSVDMQKKAHPSGDRVVVTFDGKFLPYQWVSADN
- a CDS encoding patatin-like phospholipase family protein, whose protein sequence is MADQRSSTRPKPVDLVLSGGGVKGVGLVGAVVAVMDAGYSVKRVSGVSAGSLVGSILAAASNGNQLTTAEIKELALTLPYEKFRDAGPIGHVPVVGQAWGLLRDNGIYRGDFAHEWVRSELKNLGVTTFGDLALSDRQIREERRYRLAVTVTDVTTGQLVRLPWDYRRVYGLDPDEQLVADAVRASMSIPFYFRPVTLTSADGLTSTLVDGGVLSNFPIDSFDRFDGKPPRWPTFGVTVLPNLPEGNDQVIPGVGALRLLGPPSVLLEQLITTMFVGRDQTYLNQPWVSARAIRVDSTAVNFLDFGISRKDAEALYDKGYEAGGAFLSTWNWVKYLERFRQYQ
- a CDS encoding crotonase/enoyl-CoA hydratase family protein, yielding MSGPVIYSHKDSIAVIRMDDGKVNALGPTMQQALNAAIDNADRDNVGALVITGNERVFSGGFDLKILTSGEVQPAIDMLRGGFELAYRLLSYPKPVVMACTGHAIAMGAFLLSSGDHRIAAHAYNIQANEVAIGMTIPYAALEIMKLRLTRSAYQQATGLAKTFFGETAITAGFIDEIALPEVVVSRAEEAAHEFVGLNQHAHAATKLRAREEALKAIRAGIDGIEAEFGL
- a CDS encoding MBL fold metallo-hydrolase, yielding MSDSDRLYFRQLLSGRDFAIGDMIAAQMRNFAYLMGDRKTGDCVIVDPAYAAGDLVDTLEADGMHLSGVLVTHHHPDHVGGSMMGFELKGLAELLERETVPVHVNIHEALWVSRVTGIPVGDLTTHEHRDKVAVGDIEIELLHTPGHTPGSQCFLLDGRLVAGDTLFLEGCGRTDFPGGDSDEIYRSLQQLAALPGDPTVFPGHWYSAEPSASLAEVKRSNYVYRAANLDQWRMLMGG
- a CDS encoding type II toxin-antitoxin system VapB family antitoxin is translated as MLKRVEILVDDDLVQEVIRRYHLADAREAIHLALRTLLGEADDGEHDPHDDEYDEFSDPSAWQLRRSSDTG
- the rpmG gene encoding 50S ribosomal protein L33 yields the protein MASSTDVRPKITLACEVCKHRNYITKKNRRNDPDRLELKKFCRNCGKHQAHRETR